A genomic window from Silene latifolia isolate original U9 population chromosome 11, ASM4854445v1, whole genome shotgun sequence includes:
- the LOC141612426 gene encoding uncharacterized protein LOC141612426 has translation MEEDPYSNLPSSHLLGSVPAVISENTKGNAYRGPEANLQIFPPQQGGDKGPVYQNLTSSSEGGGPPPANTWQGMFSVSSYTQYFNVDTDIVLNRLLSSLDPRTGDFFSKIDANPDLYGLIWISTTLVFVIAALGNLATYLIGSSTWSFNVSFMSLAATAVYGYAIVVPLAFYFLLQYMGSPASLVRFWCMWGYSLFIFILSCFVLVIPVEFLRWVVILLASGVSACFVASNLRSSVEGNDLMVVLVAAFVLQFALGLFIKLWFFV, from the exons ATGGAGGAAGACCCTTACTCTAATCTTCCTAGCTCTCATTTACTCGGTTCTGTTCCT GCTGTTATATCTGAGAACACGAAGGGGAATGCTTATCGTG GGCCTGAAGCAAATCTGCAAATATTTCCGCCACAGCAAGGTGGAGACAAGGGACCGGTATATCAGAATCTTACGAGTTCTAGCG AAGGAGGTGGACCGCCACCGGCAAATACCTGGCAGGGAATGTTCAGCGTCTCTTCATACACACAATACTTTAATGTGGATACAGATATTGTTCTCAATAGATTGCTAAGCTCCTTAGATCCTCGAACgggtgatttcttcagcaaaatTGATGCAAATCCTGATCT CTATGGCCTTATCTGGATCTCTACAACGCTCGTCTTTGTGATTGCTGCATTGGGAAATCTGGCAACATACTTAATAGGGAGTTCAACTTGGAGTTTTAACGTCAGTTTTATGAGCTTGGCAGCAACTGCAGTTTATGGATATGCAATAGTGGTGCCATTAGCATTTTATTTCTTACTTCAGTATATGGGGTCACCTGCCAGCCTTGTACGCTTCTGGTGCATGTGGGGCTATTCACTTTTCATCTTCATTCTAAGTTGT TTTGTGCTCGTAATTCCGGTGGAATTCCTGAGGTGGGTGGTCATACTCTTAGCAAGTGGTGTGTCAGCCTGCTTTGTTGCCTCAAACCTCAGGTCAAGTGTCGAGGGGAACGATCTCATGGTGGTTTTGGTAGCTGCTTTTGTCTTGCAATTTGCTTTAGGACTCTTCATCAAACTCTGGTTTTTCGTCTAA